A genomic window from Nicotiana sylvestris chromosome 11, ASM39365v2, whole genome shotgun sequence includes:
- the LOC138881007 gene encoding uncharacterized protein gives MGDSSARKEIERIEIPQGTPVAKETTAQLEQKLLKFQEELDQVRNLENLSFTLTAPDVTFPNTQNPAPQQNNPQPQKKTTHAQHCNTCHTPNNTPLLIPEPLNTTNDHLHNTPIYVDIVPHYTQPISSAPESDDKDSLIRNLAAELKKLTSRVQDMEGSKDIEGLNYEDLCIHLDVELPEGCKPPKFEMFDGTGDTRVHLRTYCDKLVRVGRDEKIRMKLFMRSLKGDALSWYISQDPKRWTNWVVMASDFMDRFRCNTENASDVFYI, from the coding sequence ATGGGAGATTCAAGTGCCAGAAAGGAAAtcgaaagaattgagattcctcagggtaccccggttgctaaggaaactactgcccaacttgagcaaaaactgttgaagttccaagaagaactggatcaagttcggaacttggaaaatttatcattcactctcaccgctcctgatgtcaccTTTCCAAATACTCAAAATCCCGCACCCCAACAGAACAACCCACAACCACAAAAAAAAaccactcatgctcaacactgcaacacatgccacactccaaacaacactccactactcattcctgaaccactgaacaccacaaacgaccacctccacaacactcccatctacgtagatattGTACCCCACTACacccaaccaatctcaagtgcacctgagtctgatgacaaggactctctcaTCAGAAACTtagcagcagaactcaagaagttgaccagccgagtccaggaCATGGAAGGAAGCAAAGatatagaggggctgaattatgaggacctttgcattcATCTAGACgttgaacttccggaggggtgcaaacctcccaagttcgaaatgtttgatggcacAGGAGATACCAGAGTCCACTTGAGGACGTATTGTGATAAGCTAGTTAGAGTCGGAAGggatgagaaaatccgtatgaaactcttcatgagaagtctgaagggggatgctttatcctggtacatcagtcaggaccccaagagATGGACAAACTGGGTAgttatggcatcagatttcatggataggttccgatgCAATACAGAGAACGCatcggatgtattctacatctag